From the genome of Mycobacterium dioxanotrophicus, one region includes:
- a CDS encoding NAD(P)/FAD-dependent oxidoreductase: MSSTDVAIIGGGPAGLTAAAALASDSTLNVVVLERESAAGGIPRHSDHPGYGMRDMKTFISGPAYARRLVANAAAAGAAIRTNTMVTGWAGDRSLDLTSPSGRERLDAGAVILATGARERPRPARMIPGDRPAGVYTTGHLQNVVHLKHGTVGRRAVVVGAELVSYSAVLTLKHAGCQTALMTTEYRTPESYAVFNLAGRTPLLGVDIATRTRVTHIIGKPVVEGVEIENLDTGERRVIDCDTVVFTGDWIPDHELARSGGLDIDPGTLGPVVDTALRTSRDGVFAIGNLLHPVDTADIAALDGRHVAAQVRRYLGGHRPAQDGIRIQADAPLRWVAPTLLRPGDPAPARGRLLLWTDALVRVPKVVARQDGRVIGRKTLPWPASPGRVFRVPSSILRAADPHGGTVTLSL, translated from the coding sequence ATGAGCAGCACCGACGTCGCGATCATCGGCGGGGGTCCCGCCGGACTGACGGCGGCCGCCGCCCTTGCGAGCGATTCAACACTCAATGTCGTTGTTTTGGAACGGGAATCGGCCGCAGGCGGGATACCGCGGCACAGCGATCATCCCGGCTACGGCATGCGCGATATGAAGACGTTCATCAGCGGGCCGGCCTACGCGCGTCGACTGGTGGCCAACGCCGCGGCTGCGGGAGCCGCCATCCGGACCAACACCATGGTCACCGGTTGGGCCGGTGACCGTTCGCTGGACCTCACGTCCCCGTCCGGCCGGGAACGTCTGGATGCGGGAGCGGTCATCCTGGCCACCGGAGCCCGGGAACGCCCGCGGCCGGCGCGGATGATCCCGGGCGACCGGCCTGCCGGCGTGTACACCACCGGCCATCTGCAGAACGTCGTACACCTCAAGCACGGCACGGTCGGTCGCCGCGCCGTGGTGGTCGGTGCCGAACTGGTCAGCTACTCCGCAGTGCTCACCCTCAAGCACGCCGGATGCCAGACCGCGCTGATGACCACCGAGTACCGCACGCCCGAGTCGTACGCGGTGTTCAACCTCGCAGGCCGGACTCCCCTGCTCGGTGTCGACATCGCCACCCGCACCCGGGTCACCCACATCATCGGCAAACCCGTGGTCGAAGGCGTCGAGATCGAGAACCTCGACACCGGAGAACGCCGGGTGATCGATTGCGACACCGTGGTTTTCACCGGAGACTGGATCCCCGATCACGAGCTCGCCCGGTCCGGTGGCCTGGACATCGACCCGGGCACGCTCGGACCCGTCGTCGACACCGCCCTGCGCACCAGCCGCGACGGTGTCTTCGCGATCGGCAACCTGCTGCACCCGGTCGACACCGCCGACATCGCCGCCCTCGACGGGCGCCACGTGGCCGCTCAGGTGCGCCGCTATCTGGGCGGTCACCGGCCGGCGCAGGACGGCATCCGCATCCAGGCCGATGCACCGCTGCGGTGGGTGGCCCCGACCCTGCTGCGCCCCGGGGACCCGGCACCGGCGCGTGGCCGGCTGCTGCTGTGGACCGACGCGCTGGTCCGCGTCCCCAAAGTCGTTGCCCGCCAGGACGGCCGGGTGATCGGCCGGAAGACGCTGCCGTGGCCGGCGTCGCCGGGGCGCGTGTTCCGGGTGCCGTCGAGCATTCTGCGGGCCGCCGATCCGCACGGCGGCACGGTCACTCTGTCGTTGTGA
- a CDS encoding NAD(P)/FAD-dependent oxidoreductase — protein MNTDYDIVVIGGGIVGAAIARELSGYRLSVALLEARDDVGDGTSKANTAILHTGFDAKPGTLESAMVSRGYQLLSEYAKHTGIPVEHTGAILVAWDSEQLDALPGLRDKAVANGYDRCEIVDAAAVYAAVPNLGPGALGGLTVPDESIICTWTVNLALATDAVNRGTALLRGHRVERVDVTPDGTTLHTTAGPVSARWVINAAGLGADVIDGLFGHTRFTVTPRRGELIVYDKLARPLVDKIVLPVPTARGKGVLVSPTIYGNVMLGPTSEDLQDRTATGTSERGFEFLLEKGRALMPRLLDEEVTATYAGLRAAIDHGDYLIETDPQQHYLLVGGIRSTGLTAGMAIAEHVRDQLISAGLELTARNTLPDPPEMPNLGEAFPRPYQQTERIAADPAYGRIVCFCERVTEGELRDACHAVVPPAGLDGLRRRTRAMNGRCQAFFCGAEVKTIFEQQLEQNS, from the coding sequence ATGAACACCGACTACGACATCGTGGTCATCGGCGGCGGCATCGTCGGGGCCGCGATCGCGCGGGAGCTGTCCGGATACCGGCTATCAGTCGCCCTGCTCGAAGCCCGCGACGACGTGGGCGACGGCACCAGCAAGGCCAACACCGCGATCCTGCACACCGGCTTCGACGCCAAACCCGGCACACTCGAATCGGCGATGGTCAGCCGCGGCTACCAACTGCTCTCCGAGTACGCCAAGCACACCGGCATCCCGGTCGAGCACACCGGCGCCATCCTGGTGGCCTGGGATTCCGAGCAGCTCGACGCACTCCCCGGCCTGCGGGACAAGGCGGTTGCCAACGGCTATGACCGGTGCGAAATCGTCGACGCGGCAGCGGTATACGCGGCGGTACCCAACCTGGGACCGGGTGCGCTGGGCGGCCTGACGGTGCCCGACGAATCCATCATCTGCACATGGACCGTCAACCTGGCGCTGGCCACCGACGCCGTCAACCGCGGCACCGCGCTGCTGCGCGGCCACCGCGTGGAACGGGTCGACGTCACGCCCGACGGCACGACCCTGCACACCACGGCAGGACCGGTCAGCGCCCGCTGGGTGATCAACGCCGCCGGGCTCGGTGCCGACGTGATCGACGGCCTGTTCGGCCACACGCGTTTCACCGTCACGCCGCGCCGCGGCGAATTGATCGTCTACGACAAGCTGGCCCGCCCGCTGGTCGACAAGATCGTGCTGCCGGTCCCCACCGCCCGCGGCAAGGGCGTGCTGGTCAGCCCCACCATCTACGGCAACGTCATGCTCGGGCCCACCTCAGAGGACCTGCAGGACCGGACCGCGACCGGAACCTCCGAGCGCGGTTTCGAATTCCTGCTCGAGAAGGGCCGTGCCCTGATGCCGCGGCTGCTCGACGAGGAGGTCACCGCCACCTACGCCGGGCTGCGCGCGGCCATCGACCACGGCGACTACCTCATCGAGACCGACCCGCAACAGCACTACCTGCTGGTCGGCGGCATCCGCTCCACCGGCCTGACCGCGGGCATGGCCATCGCCGAACATGTTCGCGACCAACTGATCTCGGCCGGGCTCGAGCTGACGGCGCGGAACACCCTGCCGGATCCGCCGGAGATGCCCAACCTCGGCGAGGCCTTTCCCCGGCCCTATCAGCAGACCGAGAGAATCGCGGCCGACCCGGCGTACGGCCGGATCGTGTGCTTCTGCGAACGCGTCACCGAGGGCGAGCTGCGCGACGCCTGCCACGCGGTCGTGCCGCCCGCAGGCCTGGACGGTCTACGCCGCCGCACGCGCGCCATGAACGGACGCTGCCAGGCGTTCTTCTGCGGCGCCGAAGTGAAGACCATTTTCGAGCAGCAATTGGAGCAGAACTCATGA
- a CDS encoding FGGY family carbohydrate kinase, translating to MTVLAIDQGTSGTKAIVVDPVDGVVGLAEVAVHPRYLDGGGVEQDPAELLDSVLTAGRAATEQAGRPIDAVSLANQGETVLAWDPDTGRPLTAAIVWQDRRAEPLCAALGEHRELFAARTGLVLDSYFSAPKMAWLRRNVETGGVVTTSDTWLLHQLTGAFVTDATTASRSLAVELGAQDWSTELLGLFGLDGERLPAIVGNDEMIGTTTAFGAETPVGGIVVDQQAALLAEGCLDPGMAKCTFGTGAFLLANTGDTPVHSTAGLTSSVAWRTGGKDTFCVDGQVYTAASAVKWLSSLGVISGAAEMDSVAADDAGGVLCVPALAGLAAPWWKSQATATISGMSLSTGRGHIVLAVLQGIAAQVAELASAIDTDATGLTRLRADGGLTQSKVLMQAVADILQVPVDVYPSAHATALGAAALATLSLQPGRSVRDVVSQWTPSASYEPSWQPARADEFRSAWRALAATTYPQETS from the coding sequence ATGACCGTCCTGGCGATCGACCAAGGCACGTCGGGCACCAAGGCGATCGTCGTCGACCCGGTCGATGGAGTCGTCGGACTGGCCGAGGTCGCGGTGCACCCGCGCTACCTCGACGGGGGCGGCGTCGAGCAGGACCCGGCCGAGCTCCTCGACTCTGTCCTGACAGCCGGCCGTGCCGCCACCGAGCAGGCTGGCCGGCCCATCGACGCGGTGTCGCTGGCCAACCAGGGCGAAACCGTCCTGGCGTGGGATCCCGACACCGGGCGCCCGCTCACCGCGGCGATCGTGTGGCAGGACCGCCGCGCCGAGCCCCTGTGCGCGGCGTTGGGCGAACACCGCGAATTGTTCGCCGCCCGTACTGGTTTGGTGCTCGACTCCTACTTCTCGGCACCGAAGATGGCCTGGCTGCGCCGCAACGTCGAGACCGGCGGCGTGGTCACCACATCGGACACCTGGCTGCTGCATCAGCTCACCGGCGCCTTCGTCACCGACGCCACCACCGCCAGCCGGTCGCTGGCCGTCGAGCTCGGTGCACAGGACTGGAGCACCGAGCTGCTCGGACTGTTCGGCCTCGACGGCGAACGCCTGCCCGCCATCGTGGGCAACGACGAGATGATCGGGACCACAACGGCATTCGGTGCCGAGACCCCGGTCGGCGGCATCGTCGTCGACCAGCAGGCGGCCCTGCTCGCCGAAGGCTGTCTCGACCCGGGAATGGCCAAGTGCACCTTCGGAACCGGCGCCTTCCTGCTCGCGAACACCGGCGACACCCCGGTGCACTCCACGGCCGGGCTGACCTCGTCGGTGGCCTGGCGCACCGGCGGCAAGGACACCTTCTGCGTCGACGGGCAGGTGTACACCGCAGCATCGGCGGTCAAATGGTTGTCCTCGCTGGGCGTCATCAGCGGTGCCGCAGAGATGGATTCGGTCGCCGCCGACGACGCCGGCGGCGTGCTGTGTGTGCCCGCGCTGGCCGGCCTGGCCGCGCCGTGGTGGAAATCCCAAGCCACGGCCACCATCTCGGGGATGTCGCTGTCCACCGGCCGGGGCCACATCGTGCTCGCAGTGCTGCAGGGCATCGCCGCACAGGTCGCCGAACTCGCCTCGGCAATCGACACCGACGCCACCGGTCTGACCCGGCTGCGCGCCGATGGCGGACTGACCCAATCCAAGGTGCTGATGCAGGCGGTCGCCGACATCCTGCAGGTGCCCGTGGACGTGTACCCGTCGGCCCATGCCACCGCGCTGGGCGCCGCGGCGCTGGCGACGCTGAGCCTGCAGCCCGGTCGGTCGGTGCGTGACGTCGTATCGCAATGGACCCCTTCTGCGAGCTACGAGCCCAGCTGGCAACCCGCCCGCGCCGACGAATTCCGTTCCGCGTGGCGCGCATTGGCGGCCACGACCTATCCCCAGGAGACTTCATGA
- a CDS encoding amino acid permease, with translation MTDSSTSPGDGRVTEFGYTQSLERSTGRFASFAVAFAFVSIATGIFTTYGSVLTSSGPMGIWTWPIVIVGQLAVALLIGSLAARIPVTGYAYQWVSRLANPVLGWITGWISFTFLAIVVVAVDYTVAATVVPALFDFTGTPATAFLITAGILVLQGLLVGLSTKWTERVNNFAVTAELIGMVALVVLLFIVGVIAHKLSVGNLFSRGAIPADGYWSFGTATSAGPWMLGFLLGAFTIVGFESAANLAEETKKPEIVVPRAMWQAVLASGVLGFLFLLVVTAAVNDPAALAQSGTPIADIIRDILGSFVGTALLVLVAIAIFACGLVILMSGVRLVWAMSRDQRFPGWQALHKISPRFKTPLNATVTMTVISAVILGLFSTSTDALFKLFSAATLLPAIIYAITVALYIATRRKLPPSKGFTLGRWETPVLVVAVLWLVFVLSLFRDASFRDPWLYAVVMVALGAVYLCYLLVTRGRHGLKMPEMSSIDAEFEDAA, from the coding sequence ATGACAGATTCTTCCACATCACCCGGCGATGGCCGGGTCACCGAATTCGGTTACACGCAGTCGCTCGAACGGTCGACGGGACGGTTCGCATCCTTCGCCGTGGCGTTCGCCTTCGTGTCGATCGCCACCGGCATCTTCACCACCTACGGCAGTGTTCTCACCAGCTCCGGGCCGATGGGGATCTGGACCTGGCCCATCGTGATCGTCGGCCAGCTGGCCGTCGCGCTGCTGATCGGGTCACTGGCCGCGCGCATCCCCGTCACCGGCTACGCCTACCAGTGGGTGTCCCGGCTGGCCAACCCCGTACTGGGCTGGATCACCGGCTGGATCTCGTTCACGTTCCTGGCCATTGTCGTGGTGGCCGTGGACTACACCGTGGCGGCCACCGTGGTGCCCGCGCTGTTCGATTTCACCGGCACACCCGCGACCGCATTCCTGATCACCGCGGGAATCCTCGTGCTGCAGGGGCTGCTGGTCGGCCTGTCGACGAAGTGGACCGAGCGGGTCAACAACTTCGCCGTCACCGCCGAGCTCATCGGCATGGTGGCACTCGTGGTGCTGCTGTTCATCGTCGGCGTCATCGCCCACAAGCTCTCGGTCGGAAACCTGTTCTCCCGCGGCGCCATTCCGGCCGACGGGTACTGGAGCTTCGGCACCGCCACCTCGGCCGGGCCGTGGATGCTGGGTTTCCTGCTCGGCGCGTTCACCATCGTCGGCTTCGAGTCCGCGGCCAACCTCGCCGAGGAGACCAAGAAACCCGAAATCGTCGTGCCCCGGGCCATGTGGCAGGCGGTCCTGGCGTCGGGCGTACTGGGCTTCCTGTTCCTGTTGGTGGTCACCGCTGCAGTGAACGATCCGGCCGCACTGGCCCAGTCTGGCACCCCCATCGCCGACATCATCCGCGACATCCTCGGATCGTTCGTGGGCACCGCGCTGCTGGTACTGGTGGCCATCGCGATCTTCGCGTGCGGTCTGGTCATCCTGATGAGCGGCGTCCGGCTGGTGTGGGCGATGTCGCGGGATCAGCGGTTCCCGGGTTGGCAGGCGCTGCACAAGATCTCGCCGCGGTTCAAGACACCGCTCAACGCCACCGTCACGATGACGGTGATCTCGGCGGTCATCCTCGGCCTGTTCTCCACGAGCACCGACGCCCTGTTCAAGCTGTTCTCGGCGGCCACCCTGCTGCCCGCCATCATCTACGCCATCACGGTGGCGCTGTACATCGCGACCCGGCGCAAGCTGCCGCCGAGCAAGGGCTTCACCCTCGGTCGCTGGGAGACGCCGGTTCTGGTGGTCGCCGTGCTGTGGCTGGTTTTCGTGCTTTCCCTCTTCCGTGACGCCTCGTTCCGGGATCCTTGGCTGTATGCGGTGGTCATGGTGGCGCTCGGCGCGGTCTACCTGTGCTACCTGCTGGTCACCCGCGGCAGGCACGGTCTGAAGATGCCCGAGATGTCCTCGATCGACGCCGAATTCGAGGACGCGGCGTAA
- a CDS encoding DeoR/GlpR family DNA-binding transcription regulator, with protein sequence MLPVERHEAIIDAVGTAQAVSTDELVRRLGVSAETIRRDLAFLEERGAVRRVHGGAAAVTERRGIEPSFTERSIIRHEAKAQLAHTAVGLLKNGQTIVLDIGTTAVAVAQAIPRGFTGTVITPSLPVAVELADRPGIEVLVAGGRVRAGDLACSNAHTKAFFADVYADIALLGSGGVDATAGLTDFHLDEIDVRRTIIANSASSYILADSSKLGQVAPYRVCELAAVDGLITDQNTAPAVAAAIEETGGVVLTAGPSA encoded by the coding sequence GTGCTTCCGGTTGAGCGGCACGAGGCGATCATCGACGCGGTGGGCACCGCCCAGGCCGTAAGCACCGACGAGCTGGTCCGCCGACTGGGCGTATCCGCCGAGACCATCCGGCGTGACCTGGCTTTTCTGGAGGAACGCGGGGCCGTGCGCCGCGTGCACGGCGGTGCCGCCGCCGTCACCGAGCGACGCGGAATCGAACCGTCGTTCACCGAGCGGTCGATCATCCGGCACGAGGCCAAAGCGCAACTGGCGCACACTGCCGTCGGGCTGCTCAAGAACGGGCAGACCATCGTCCTCGACATCGGCACCACGGCTGTCGCCGTCGCGCAGGCCATCCCCCGCGGCTTCACCGGAACCGTGATCACCCCGTCACTGCCGGTCGCCGTCGAACTGGCCGACCGGCCCGGGATCGAGGTGCTGGTGGCGGGCGGTCGAGTCCGTGCAGGGGATCTGGCCTGCTCGAATGCCCACACCAAGGCGTTCTTCGCCGATGTCTATGCCGACATCGCGCTGCTGGGCTCCGGAGGGGTCGACGCAACGGCCGGGCTGACCGACTTCCACCTCGACGAAATCGACGTCCGCCGGACCATCATCGCCAACAGCGCATCGAGCTACATCCTCGCAGACTCGTCCAAGCTCGGGCAGGTGGCGCCGTACCGGGTGTGCGAGCTCGCCGCCGTCGACGGCCTCATCACCGATCAAAACACCGCACCGGCTGTTGCAGCAGCCATCGAGGAGACGGGGGGTGTCGTACTCACCGCAGGCCCCAGCGCCTGA
- a CDS encoding carboxymuconolactone decarboxylase family protein codes for MNRTERGRREFTEVMTFAPPPDSTAAASALIDFVFGEVWPRPALSRRDRRFVTLPCVAAADAEGPLRDHVYAALNSGDLTITEMRETVLHFAVYGGWPKASRFNITVDEQWDRIHRERGQQPPPPEPLLPLPTASDPELRLAGGEQSFKDINCMPYAPIRDNPYSGAGILNFVFGEMWLRPGLGMKERRLVTVACVAFQDAPVPILSHVYAALKSRDVSFDEMDEVALHFAAYYGWPKASHLNQVIGEQKQRVLDEWRQG; via the coding sequence ATGAACCGCACCGAACGCGGCCGCCGCGAGTTCACGGAGGTGATGACGTTCGCGCCGCCGCCGGACAGCACCGCCGCCGCATCCGCATTGATCGACTTCGTCTTCGGCGAGGTGTGGCCGCGGCCCGCATTGAGCCGTCGCGACCGCCGATTCGTCACGCTGCCGTGCGTTGCCGCCGCGGATGCCGAAGGCCCGCTGCGCGACCACGTCTACGCGGCATTGAACAGCGGTGACCTCACCATCACCGAAATGCGGGAAACAGTACTGCATTTCGCGGTGTACGGCGGCTGGCCCAAGGCGTCGCGGTTCAACATCACCGTCGACGAGCAGTGGGACCGCATCCACCGCGAGCGGGGTCAACAGCCGCCGCCACCCGAACCGCTGCTGCCATTGCCGACCGCGAGCGATCCGGAGCTGCGGCTTGCCGGTGGGGAGCAGTCCTTCAAGGACATCAACTGCATGCCGTACGCGCCGATCCGCGACAACCCCTATTCCGGCGCCGGCATCCTCAACTTCGTCTTCGGCGAGATGTGGTTGCGCCCCGGGCTCGGCATGAAGGAACGACGGCTGGTCACGGTGGCGTGCGTGGCTTTCCAGGACGCGCCGGTGCCGATCCTGAGCCACGTCTACGCCGCACTGAAGAGCCGCGATGTGTCGTTCGATGAAATGGACGAGGTGGCGCTGCACTTCGCGGCGTATTACGGCTGGCCCAAGGCGTCGCATCTGAATCAGGTGATCGGCGAGCAGAAGCAGCGGGTGCTCGACGAGTGGCGACAGGGTTGA
- a CDS encoding mycofactocin-coupled SDR family oxidoreductase, with protein sequence MSGRVAGKRVLITGAARGMGRSHAVRLAEEGADVILVDICASLPEVEYPLATPEELDETARLVTELGGKAVTAVVDVRDAAALAAAVDDGVAQLGGLDAAVANAGVLTAGTWDTTTAEQWRTVVDVNLIGTWNTCAAALPHLVERGGSLVNISSAAGIKGTPLHTPYTASKHGVVGMSRALANELAAHHVRVNTVHPTGVETGMRPDSLHSLLIEQRPDLAPLFGNALPIVMAETVDISNAVLFLVSDESRYVTGLEFKVDAGVTIR encoded by the coding sequence ATGAGCGGACGCGTCGCAGGCAAGCGGGTATTGATCACCGGAGCAGCCCGCGGTATGGGGCGCAGCCACGCGGTGCGCCTCGCCGAAGAGGGTGCTGACGTGATCCTCGTCGACATCTGCGCATCGCTACCCGAGGTCGAATACCCGCTCGCCACGCCCGAGGAACTCGACGAAACCGCGCGACTGGTAACGGAATTGGGCGGCAAGGCCGTCACCGCGGTGGTGGACGTCCGGGACGCCGCAGCACTTGCGGCGGCAGTCGACGACGGCGTGGCCCAGCTCGGCGGGCTCGACGCCGCGGTCGCCAACGCCGGGGTGCTCACCGCCGGGACCTGGGACACCACCACGGCCGAGCAGTGGCGAACGGTGGTCGACGTCAACCTGATCGGAACATGGAACACGTGCGCGGCGGCACTGCCCCACCTCGTCGAGCGCGGCGGCAGCCTGGTCAACATCAGTTCCGCCGCGGGTATCAAAGGGACACCGCTGCACACCCCATACACCGCGTCCAAGCACGGCGTCGTCGGCATGAGCAGGGCGCTGGCCAACGAGCTTGCGGCACACCATGTCCGGGTCAACACCGTGCACCCCACCGGCGTCGAGACCGGGATGCGACCCGACTCCCTGCACAGCCTGCTCATCGAGCAACGGCCCGATCTGGCCCCGCTGTTCGGCAACGCCCTACCGATCGTGATGGCCGAGACCGTCGACATCAGCAATGCCGTGCTGTTCCTGGTGTCCGACGAATCCCGGTACGTCACCGGCCTGGAATTCAAGGTCGATGCGGGCGTAACCATCCGATGA
- a CDS encoding mycofactocin-coupled SDR family oxidoreductase, with protein sequence MGSLDGKVAFITGVARGQGRSHALRLAADGAAIIGVDICADIASNGYPMAGRDELDETVALVEANGGKMIGTVADVRDFPALKAALDAGVDQFGRLDIVCANAGIAAMAFRELSIEEDLQMWTDVLDVNLVGSFHTAKAAIGHLIAGGRGGSIVFTSSTAGLRGFGGLQGGGLGYAASKHGIVGLMRTLANALAPHSIRVNTVHPTAVNTMMAVNPAMTAFLENYPDGGPHLQNPMPVSLLEPEDISAAIAYLVSDAARYVTGVTFPVDAGFTNKL encoded by the coding sequence ATGGGTTCTTTGGACGGAAAGGTCGCGTTCATCACCGGCGTGGCCCGCGGTCAGGGCCGCAGCCATGCGCTGCGGCTTGCCGCCGACGGCGCCGCCATCATCGGCGTGGACATCTGTGCCGACATCGCGTCCAACGGCTACCCGATGGCAGGCCGCGACGAGCTCGACGAGACCGTCGCACTCGTCGAGGCCAACGGCGGCAAGATGATCGGCACGGTGGCCGACGTCCGGGACTTCCCCGCACTCAAGGCGGCGCTCGATGCCGGAGTCGACCAATTCGGCCGGCTCGACATCGTGTGCGCCAACGCGGGTATCGCCGCCATGGCCTTTCGCGAGCTGAGCATCGAGGAAGACCTGCAGATGTGGACCGACGTCCTCGACGTGAACCTGGTCGGGTCGTTCCACACCGCCAAGGCCGCCATCGGCCATCTCATCGCGGGCGGGCGCGGCGGATCCATCGTGTTCACCAGCTCGACGGCCGGGCTGCGCGGCTTCGGCGGACTGCAGGGCGGCGGCCTCGGATACGCCGCATCCAAGCACGGCATCGTCGGCCTCATGCGCACCCTGGCCAATGCGCTTGCCCCACACAGCATCCGGGTCAACACCGTGCATCCCACCGCAGTCAACACCATGATGGCGGTGAATCCCGCGATGACGGCGTTCCTGGAGAACTACCCCGACGGCGGGCCCCATTTGCAGAACCCGATGCCGGTCTCGCTGCTGGAACCCGAGGACATCAGCGCTGCCATCGCATATCTGGTCTCCGACGCCGCCCGCTACGTCACCGGGGTCACCTTCCCCGTCGACGCCGGATTCACCAACAAATTATGA
- a CDS encoding TetR family transcriptional regulator, producing the protein MATDRILDIVVELLETDGYDAVQLREVARRARTSLATIYKHYANRDELILAALDAWMTENRYSPLAGQTRAAGESLYSGLMRMLRTIFEPWEKHPAMLMAYSRARSAPGGERLVRRGLDAVVPAGMEILADVDEAFIADLDSILSSLVFGLTGRFAAGEIAITDILPSLERTVRWLTAGYEASRVTAPRR; encoded by the coding sequence ATGGCTACTGACCGGATCCTCGACATCGTCGTCGAGCTGCTCGAAACCGACGGCTACGACGCAGTGCAACTGCGCGAGGTCGCCAGGCGGGCACGGACGTCACTGGCCACCATCTACAAGCACTACGCCAACCGCGACGAGTTGATCCTGGCCGCGCTCGACGCCTGGATGACGGAGAATCGGTACTCCCCGCTGGCCGGCCAGACCCGCGCCGCAGGCGAATCCCTCTACAGCGGGCTGATGCGCATGCTGCGCACCATCTTTGAGCCGTGGGAGAAGCACCCGGCCATGCTCATGGCCTACTCCCGGGCTCGCTCGGCCCCGGGTGGTGAGCGCCTCGTTCGCCGCGGACTCGATGCCGTCGTGCCTGCCGGGATGGAGATCCTCGCCGACGTCGACGAGGCGTTCATCGCCGATCTGGACAGCATCCTGTCCAGCCTGGTGTTCGGCCTCACCGGACGGTTCGCGGCGGGCGAGATCGCCATCACCGACATCCTGCCGAGCCTGGAACGCACGGTACGGTGGCTGACCGCGGGCTACGAGGCGTCGCGCGTCACAGCGCCGCGTCGATGA
- a CDS encoding alpha/beta fold hydrolase: MPFIEHGRGRAYYRHWAATEPRAAVIFLHGFGEHTALYHRYGFALNAAGIDLWAVDQFGHGLTPGTRGDFGSVDESSALAESLTELAEAAHPGLPLVAQGHSFGSVVTLFRLLGQPDRYRVGVVSGAPLTPIPELNSDSAFELDPGWLSSDPFYLDALENDPLAFVDADGAPLARELDKAWDRFGTELPRLAVPTLALHGSADPIAPVAGVRSYADQVEALQLKEFPDARHDLINESVHREVAGTVVNFIDAAL, from the coding sequence ATGCCTTTCATCGAGCATGGTCGCGGACGCGCCTACTACCGGCACTGGGCCGCGACAGAACCGCGCGCGGCCGTCATCTTCCTGCACGGCTTCGGGGAACACACCGCGTTATATCACCGGTACGGCTTCGCGTTGAACGCCGCCGGGATCGACCTGTGGGCGGTCGATCAGTTCGGCCACGGGCTGACGCCAGGTACGCGCGGCGATTTCGGATCGGTCGACGAGAGTTCGGCGCTCGCCGAGTCGCTCACCGAGCTTGCCGAGGCCGCGCATCCTGGCTTACCCCTGGTGGCACAAGGCCATTCGTTCGGATCGGTGGTCACGTTGTTCCGGCTGCTCGGCCAGCCCGACCGCTACCGGGTGGGCGTCGTCTCCGGTGCGCCGCTGACCCCGATTCCGGAGCTGAACTCCGACAGTGCATTCGAGCTCGACCCCGGCTGGCTGTCGTCTGACCCGTTCTATCTCGACGCGTTGGAGAACGATCCGCTGGCCTTCGTCGACGCCGACGGGGCACCCCTGGCCCGTGAACTCGACAAGGCGTGGGACCGGTTCGGCACCGAGCTGCCTCGACTTGCCGTGCCGACGCTGGCCCTGCACGGTTCGGCGGATCCGATCGCCCCCGTCGCCGGTGTGCGCTCGTATGCCGATCAGGTAGAAGCCTTGCAGCTCAAGGAGTTTCCGGATGCCCGCCACGATCTGATCAACGAGTCGGTACACCGAGAGGTGGCGGGCACGGTGGTGAACTTCATCGACGCGGCGCTGTGA